In Minwuia thermotolerans, one genomic interval encodes:
- the pelF gene encoding GT4 family glycosyltransferase PelF, with protein MRRVGNLEPVDVCLVLEGTYPYVAGGVSTWVHDLINAQSELTFHIVSLLPGTEPPERRYEMPDNVRGLNHVFLQQLPPGARWMIDLRKRLAGMEEALRAIQSEGDIFDLKRLMDELAKGEGRYGRRLLMNSRPAWEMLLRMYGKDMPEGSFLDYFWTWRSLLGGLFSVMLSPMPQAKVFHTISTGYAGLFAARAKLETGRPVLLTEHGIYTNERRIEIAMADWLYEGPSGSLGLDKPKRDLKDLWIDTFVAYSRCCYQACDEIITLYTGNQDLQRRDGADPGKLRIIPNGVDYERFSKIPREPHDRPTVALIGRVVPIKDIKTFIRSVAVLKQEVPDVLAWMMGPTEEDEDYYRECVQMVEHLELQDNFEFTGRVKLDEWLGRVDVMVLTSISEAQPLVILEGGAAGIPTVATDVGSCRDMLLGMPTEDPPLGRGGAITPLANPTETGRQLAALLKDPETMARAREAIRERVRLYYNKVEIDRIYRDLYETHMALPDRPEADRLPAPAGGESGGGSEMEAA; from the coding sequence ATGCGTAGGGTCGGCAACCTGGAGCCGGTCGACGTCTGCCTGGTGCTGGAAGGAACCTATCCCTACGTCGCCGGCGGCGTCTCGACGTGGGTCCATGATCTGATCAATGCGCAGAGCGAACTGACCTTCCACATCGTCAGCCTGCTGCCCGGCACCGAGCCGCCGGAGCGGCGCTACGAGATGCCCGACAACGTGCGCGGTCTCAATCACGTCTTCCTGCAGCAGCTTCCGCCCGGCGCGCGCTGGATGATCGATCTTCGCAAGCGCCTGGCCGGGATGGAGGAGGCGCTGCGGGCGATCCAGTCCGAGGGCGACATCTTCGATCTGAAGCGGCTGATGGACGAACTGGCGAAGGGGGAAGGGCGCTACGGCCGGCGGCTGCTCATGAACTCCCGGCCGGCGTGGGAGATGCTGCTGCGGATGTATGGCAAGGACATGCCGGAGGGCTCGTTCCTGGACTATTTCTGGACCTGGAGGTCTCTGCTCGGCGGCCTGTTCAGCGTCATGCTTTCGCCCATGCCACAGGCGAAGGTCTTCCACACCATATCGACCGGCTATGCCGGCCTGTTCGCTGCCCGCGCCAAGCTGGAGACCGGCCGGCCGGTGCTGCTGACCGAGCACGGCATCTACACCAATGAACGCCGCATCGAGATCGCGATGGCGGACTGGCTCTACGAGGGCCCCTCGGGCAGCCTGGGTCTCGACAAGCCGAAGCGGGATCTCAAGGATCTGTGGATCGACACCTTCGTCGCCTACAGCCGCTGCTGCTATCAGGCCTGTGACGAGATCATCACGCTCTACACGGGCAACCAGGACCTGCAGCGCCGCGACGGCGCCGATCCGGGCAAGCTGCGCATCATTCCCAACGGCGTCGACTATGAGCGGTTCTCGAAGATTCCGCGGGAGCCGCACGACCGGCCGACGGTGGCGCTGATCGGCCGCGTGGTGCCGATCAAGGACATCAAGACCTTCATCCGCTCGGTCGCTGTGCTGAAGCAGGAGGTGCCCGACGTGCTGGCCTGGATGATGGGCCCGACGGAGGAGGACGAGGACTACTACCGCGAATGCGTCCAGATGGTCGAACATCTGGAACTGCAGGACAATTTCGAGTTCACGGGCCGGGTCAAGCTGGACGAATGGCTGGGCCGGGTCGACGTCATGGTGCTGACCTCGATCTCGGAGGCGCAGCCCCTGGTCATCCTGGAGGGCGGGGCCGCCGGCATCCCGACGGTCGCCACCGATGTGGGCTCCTGCCGCGACATGCTGCTCGGCATGCCGACTGAGGATCCGCCGCTCGGCCGCGGGGGGGCCATCACGCCGCTGGCCAATCCGACCGAAACGGGCCGGCAACTCGCCGCCCTGCTCAAGGACCCGGAGACGATGGCGCGGGCCCGCGAGGCGATCCGGGAACGGGTGCGGCTGTACTACAACAAGGTCGAGATCGACCGCATCTACCGCGACCTCTACGAAACGCACATGGCGCTGCCCGATCGGCCGGAAGCGGACAGGCTCCCTGCGCCTGCCGGGGGAGAAAGCGGCGGCGGGAGCGAGATGGAGGCGGCCTGA
- a CDS encoding ligase-associated DNA damage response DEXH box helicase, whose product MSVSTGLSDTDLLPPRFGDWFAARGWRPRPHQLRLLALSRARENALLIAPTGGGKTLAGFLPSLVDLAERPKQGLHTLYISPLKALTYDIQRNLEMPVNEMGLGLTLETRTGDTPQSKRARQRRNPPNLLLTTPEQLALMLASRETLEIFRHLRAVIVDELHAFADSKRGDLLALGLARLAALAPDHRRVGLSATIADPDRLARFIGLEGAEATVVRGPPGPKPDVGILRAEGRIPWAGHSARHAIPDIYRAIQAARTVLIFVNTRSQAELVFQELWRANEAALPIALHHGSLDVERRRKVETAMARGQLRAVVCTSTLDLGIDWGDVDLVIQIGAPKGAARTLQRIGRANHRLDDPSRALFAPANRFEEMECLAALEALASGEVDGPDGREGGLDVLAQHVLGVACGAPFHPDELYAEVIRTEPYASLDRATFDRVVDFVATGGYALKRYERYNRLRETGDGRLRVAHPRIAQQYRLNVGTIVEAPMLKVRLRGGRQLGEIEEYFIEQLAQGDTFIFAGEVLRFEAVRETTAIVTRAPGAEASVPSYMGGKFPLSTFLAEKVRRILADPGAHPGLSDQTLQWLRIQNWRSVLPRPDELLVEIFPRADKFYLVAYPFEGRLAHQTLGMLLTRRMERMRLRPMGFVASDYALAVWSLRPVKDVDALFDRDMLGDDLESWLNESVLLKRTFRNVATIAGLIERRFPGKEKSGRQMTVSSDLIYDVLREHEPDHVLLRATWADAATGLLDIRRLGDMLVRVAGHIRVKRLERISPLAVPVMLEIGKEPVYGEAMEDLVREAADDLMAEASLLI is encoded by the coding sequence GTGAGCGTATCGACCGGATTGAGCGACACCGACCTTCTGCCCCCGCGTTTCGGGGACTGGTTCGCCGCGCGCGGCTGGCGCCCCCGGCCGCATCAGTTGCGCCTGCTGGCGCTTTCGCGGGCGCGGGAGAACGCGCTGCTGATCGCGCCCACCGGCGGCGGCAAGACCCTGGCCGGCTTCCTGCCAAGCCTGGTCGATCTGGCGGAGCGGCCGAAGCAGGGCCTGCACACGCTCTACATCTCGCCGCTGAAGGCGCTGACCTACGACATCCAGCGCAATCTGGAGATGCCGGTGAACGAGATGGGCCTCGGCCTGACGCTGGAGACCCGGACCGGCGACACGCCGCAGTCCAAGCGCGCCCGCCAGCGGCGCAACCCGCCCAACCTGCTGCTGACGACGCCGGAACAGCTCGCGCTGATGCTGGCCTCCCGGGAGACGCTGGAGATCTTCCGCCATCTGCGTGCCGTCATCGTCGACGAACTGCACGCCTTCGCCGATTCCAAACGCGGCGACCTGCTGGCGCTGGGGCTGGCGCGGCTGGCCGCCCTGGCGCCGGACCATCGCCGCGTCGGGCTGTCGGCAACCATCGCCGACCCGGACCGCCTCGCCCGCTTCATCGGCCTCGAAGGCGCGGAGGCGACGGTGGTCAGGGGACCGCCCGGCCCGAAGCCGGACGTCGGCATCCTGCGCGCGGAGGGCCGCATTCCCTGGGCCGGCCACAGCGCCCGCCACGCCATCCCCGACATCTACCGCGCCATCCAGGCGGCGCGCACGGTGCTGATCTTCGTCAACACCCGCAGCCAGGCTGAGCTCGTCTTCCAGGAACTCTGGCGCGCCAACGAGGCGGCGCTGCCCATCGCGCTGCACCATGGCAGCCTGGACGTGGAGCGCCGGCGCAAGGTGGAGACCGCCATGGCGCGCGGCCAGCTCCGCGCCGTGGTCTGCACCTCGACGCTCGACCTCGGCATCGACTGGGGCGATGTCGATCTGGTCATCCAGATCGGCGCGCCCAAGGGCGCGGCGCGCACCCTGCAGCGGATCGGCCGCGCCAATCACCGCCTCGACGACCCCAGCCGGGCCCTGTTCGCGCCGGCCAACCGTTTCGAGGAGATGGAATGTCTCGCGGCGCTGGAGGCGCTGGCCAGCGGCGAGGTTGACGGGCCGGACGGCCGCGAGGGCGGGCTCGACGTGCTGGCCCAGCACGTGCTCGGTGTGGCCTGCGGGGCGCCTTTCCACCCCGACGAGCTCTACGCCGAGGTGATCCGCACCGAACCCTATGCCAGCCTCGACCGCGCCACCTTCGACCGCGTGGTCGATTTCGTCGCCACCGGCGGCTACGCGCTGAAGCGATACGAACGTTACAACCGCCTGCGCGAGACCGGCGACGGGCGGCTGCGCGTCGCCCACCCCCGCATCGCCCAGCAGTACAGGCTGAACGTCGGCACCATCGTCGAGGCGCCGATGCTGAAGGTGCGGCTGCGCGGCGGCCGGCAACTGGGCGAGATCGAGGAATATTTCATCGAACAGCTCGCCCAGGGCGACACCTTCATCTTCGCCGGCGAGGTGCTGCGCTTCGAGGCCGTGCGCGAAACCACGGCCATCGTCACCCGCGCGCCGGGCGCGGAGGCGAGCGTGCCAAGCTACATGGGCGGCAAGTTCCCGCTGTCGACCTTCCTGGCCGAGAAGGTGCGCCGCATCCTGGCCGATCCGGGCGCGCATCCCGGCCTTTCCGACCAGACGCTGCAGTGGCTCCGCATCCAGAACTGGCGTTCGGTCCTGCCCCGGCCCGACGAATTGCTGGTCGAGATCTTCCCGCGGGCGGACAAGTTCTACCTCGTCGCCTACCCGTTCGAGGGCCGGCTGGCGCATCAGACGCTGGGCATGCTGCTGACCCGGCGTATGGAGCGGATGCGGCTGAGGCCGATGGGCTTCGTCGCCTCCGACTACGCGCTGGCGGTGTGGTCGCTCCGGCCCGTGAAGGACGTGGACGCGCTGTTCGACCGCGACATGCTCGGCGACGACCTGGAAAGCTGGCTGAATGAATCGGTGCTGCTGAAGCGGACCTTCCGCAACGTCGCGACCATCGCAGGTCTGATCGAGCGGCGCTTCCCCGGCAAGGAGAAGTCGGGGCGGCAGATGACAGTCTCCTCCGACCTGATCTATGACGTCCTGCGCGAGCACGAGCCCGACCACGTGCTGCTCCGCGCCACCTGGGCCGACGCGGCGACGGGCCTGCTGGACATCCGGCGTCTGGGCGACATGCTGGTCCGCGTCGCCGGTCATATCCGGGTGAAACGCCTGGAGCGGATCTCGCCGCTCGCCGTCCCGGTGATGCTGGAAATCGGCAAGGAACCGGTCTATGGCGAGGCGATGGAAGACCTCGTGCGCGAGGCCGCCGACGACCTGATGGCCGAGGCGAGCCTGCTGATCTGA
- the pelG gene encoding exopolysaccharide Pel transporter PelG, with protein sequence MAGIGFALRRLTSRDDLLGIVQGYTHSAVVSSGPWLFTILAVGSINLFGIYLTTVAELITFRVILIYNFAFSLAFSGPVLLVATRYLADMIFRKEVEEAPGMLLAAMVLLLGSQAMIVVPFYLFVVDLPPDLAAAGIVNYFLVAAIWLVNVFLTALKDYRSVTLAFLVGMITAGGASLWLAGVIGALGITIGFNIGLGIIFFGLIARVFAEYPYRIMRPWRFMRYFRKYWDLALAGLIYNLAIWVDKWVMWCAPEREITAAGFVTYPAYDGAMFLAYLTIVPAMAIFIVNIETRFFEHYQRFYRDIEHHANYHRIDSNHRNIIQALLMASRNVVILQFCICVTVILVAGRLFDVLSIPPLQLGIFRFGVLGSLFHVLLMFVGIVLAYFDLRRVMLLVQVVFLLTNGLFTWATMEMGFAWYGYGYFMASLVTFVLGYGLCAWYVGRLPFLTFVQNNTSVR encoded by the coding sequence ATGGCGGGCATCGGCTTCGCGCTCCGGCGGCTGACCAGCCGCGACGACCTGCTGGGCATTGTCCAGGGCTACACCCATTCCGCCGTCGTTTCGTCGGGTCCGTGGCTGTTCACCATTCTGGCGGTGGGGTCGATCAACCTGTTCGGCATCTACCTGACGACAGTCGCGGAGTTGATCACCTTCCGGGTCATCCTGATCTACAACTTCGCCTTCAGCCTCGCCTTTTCCGGACCCGTGCTGCTGGTGGCGACGCGCTATCTGGCCGACATGATCTTCCGCAAGGAGGTGGAGGAGGCGCCGGGCATGCTGCTGGCGGCGATGGTGCTGCTGCTGGGCAGTCAGGCGATGATCGTCGTCCCGTTCTACCTGTTCGTGGTCGACCTGCCGCCCGACCTCGCGGCCGCCGGCATCGTCAACTATTTCCTCGTCGCCGCGATCTGGCTGGTGAACGTCTTCCTGACCGCGCTGAAGGACTACCGTTCGGTGACGCTGGCGTTTCTTGTAGGCATGATCACCGCAGGCGGCGCCAGCCTCTGGCTCGCCGGGGTGATCGGCGCGCTGGGCATCACCATCGGCTTCAACATCGGCCTCGGCATCATCTTCTTCGGGCTGATCGCGCGGGTCTTCGCCGAATATCCCTACCGCATCATGCGGCCCTGGCGGTTCATGCGCTACTTCCGCAAGTACTGGGATCTGGCGCTGGCGGGACTGATCTACAATCTCGCGATCTGGGTCGACAAATGGGTGATGTGGTGCGCGCCGGAACGCGAGATCACTGCAGCCGGCTTCGTCACCTATCCGGCATATGACGGCGCCATGTTCCTGGCCTATCTCACCATCGTGCCGGCCATGGCGATCTTCATCGTCAACATCGAAACCCGCTTCTTCGAGCACTACCAGCGCTTCTACCGGGACATCGAGCACCACGCGAACTACCACCGCATCGACAGCAACCACCGCAACATCATCCAAGCGCTGCTGATGGCTTCGCGCAATGTGGTGATCCTGCAGTTCTGCATCTGCGTCACCGTGATCCTGGTGGCCGGCCGCCTGTTCGACGTGCTGTCGATACCGCCCCTGCAGCTCGGCATCTTCCGTTTCGGCGTGCTGGGATCGCTGTTTCACGTCCTGCTGATGTTCGTCGGGATCGTCCTGGCCTATTTCGACCTGAGGCGGGTGATGCTGCTGGTGCAGGTGGTCTTCCTGCTGACCAACGGCCTGTTTACCTGGGCCACCATGGAGATGGGCTTCGCCTGGTATGGGTACGGCTATTTCATGGCCTCGCTGGTGACCTTCGTCCTCGGCTACGGCCTATGCGCCTGGTATGTCGGGCGGTTGCCCTTTCTCACCTTCGTGCAGAACAACACCTCGGTCCGGTAG
- a CDS encoding tetratricopeptide repeat protein, whose translation MTAPREVQAELERIESDARRHRQTERQGPIPTLMILAFCLVAMAGEAAMSWFLWIEYRPRWTPGAIHLATVAVVAAAAWRFRPTGSPSRLLTLLALSTFFLGPFGPLGTLLALGLHALFRRRATPFEEWYASLFPEEVDMPSRRLFEMLTRGLADAAGQENVTSFTDVLQYGSIEQKRAVISLLSRDFRPEFAPALLSALSDPNPAVRVQAATAAANIEGDFLERAIELETRARRHPGDAEAQVRAARHFDDYAYSGILDEDRQRENRDKAQTYYRKALELDPARHDATLGVGRLLVRGDRLEEAESWFEEGFRRGVLGPSELSWYMEAAYRLGDFDKLRYAVAAFGDDILAGPGASDRMRDVIRVWQGHGAENDAGAAHA comes from the coding sequence ATGACCGCGCCGAGGGAAGTCCAGGCGGAACTGGAGCGCATCGAAAGCGACGCGCGCCGCCATCGCCAGACCGAGCGCCAGGGACCGATCCCGACGCTGATGATCCTGGCCTTCTGCCTTGTCGCGATGGCCGGCGAGGCGGCCATGTCCTGGTTCCTGTGGATCGAGTACCGGCCGCGCTGGACTCCTGGCGCGATTCACCTGGCGACGGTCGCCGTTGTCGCCGCCGCCGCGTGGCGCTTCCGGCCCACCGGTTCGCCCTCCCGGCTGCTGACGCTGCTGGCGCTGTCGACCTTCTTTCTCGGCCCATTCGGGCCGCTCGGCACGCTGCTGGCGCTCGGCCTGCACGCCCTGTTCCGGCGGCGGGCGACGCCTTTCGAGGAATGGTACGCGTCCCTGTTTCCGGAGGAGGTGGACATGCCTTCCCGGCGGCTGTTCGAGATGCTGACGCGAGGGCTCGCCGACGCCGCCGGCCAGGAGAACGTCACGTCGTTCACCGACGTACTGCAATATGGCTCGATCGAGCAGAAGCGGGCGGTGATCTCTCTGCTTTCGCGCGACTTCCGGCCGGAGTTCGCCCCGGCGCTGCTGTCGGCGCTGTCCGATCCGAATCCGGCGGTCCGTGTGCAGGCGGCGACCGCGGCGGCCAATATCGAAGGCGATTTCCTGGAGCGCGCCATCGAGCTGGAAACCCGCGCGCGGCGTCACCCCGGCGATGCAGAGGCGCAGGTTCGCGCCGCGCGGCACTTCGACGACTACGCCTACAGCGGCATTCTGGACGAGGACCGGCAGCGGGAGAACAGGGACAAGGCCCAGACCTACTACCGCAAGGCGCTGGAACTCGATCCAGCCCGCCATGACGCGACGCTGGGCGTCGGACGTCTGCTGGTCCGGGGCGACCGGCTGGAGGAAGCGGAGAGCTGGTTCGAGGAAGGATTCCGGCGTGGCGTGCTGGGGCCGAGCGAGCTGTCCTGGTACATGGAGGCGGCCTACCGTCTGGGCGATTTCGACAAGCTGCGCTACGCCGTCGCCGCCTTCGGCGACGACATCCTGGCCGGGCCCGGCGCCAGCGACCGCATGCGCGACGTGATCCGCGTCTGGCAGGGGCATGGTGCGGAGAATGACGCGGGAGCCGCGCATGCGTAG
- the pdeM gene encoding ligase-associated DNA damage response endonuclease PdeM yields MLVNGAHLQADPSGALYWPAERLLAISDLHFEKGSAMAARGHGLLPPYDTAETVRRIELLVQRYAPATLICLGDSFHDQGAWSRLSPAERERIAKLSRAQATIWIAGNHDPEPPAELAGTVCEEIAIGPLVFRHEPRPGPAPGEVAGHLHPKARIRRRGRSVTARCFATDMSRVVMPAFGAYTGGLDVTDPAYRPLFRRAFHAWMLLPEKVYAVPSARLARRGPDLPDRGVVLHEGEKGQPPDIPGA; encoded by the coding sequence ATGCTGGTGAACGGCGCACATCTGCAGGCGGACCCTTCCGGGGCGCTCTACTGGCCGGCGGAACGGCTGCTGGCTATCTCGGACCTGCACTTCGAGAAGGGCTCGGCCATGGCGGCCCGCGGCCACGGCCTGCTGCCGCCCTACGACACCGCCGAGACGGTCCGGCGGATCGAGTTGCTGGTGCAGCGCTACGCGCCGGCGACGCTGATCTGCCTGGGCGATTCCTTCCACGATCAGGGGGCCTGGTCCAGGCTCTCCCCCGCCGAGCGGGAACGCATCGCGAAGCTGAGCCGGGCGCAGGCGACGATCTGGATCGCCGGCAATCACGACCCCGAGCCGCCGGCGGAACTGGCGGGGACGGTCTGCGAGGAGATCGCCATCGGGCCGCTGGTATTCCGTCACGAACCGCGTCCGGGGCCCGCGCCGGGCGAGGTCGCCGGTCACCTGCACCCGAAGGCGCGCATCCGCCGCCGCGGCCGGAGCGTGACCGCGCGCTGCTTCGCGACCGACATGAGCCGGGTGGTCATGCCGGCCTTCGGCGCCTACACCGGCGGCCTGGACGTCACCGACCCGGCCTACCGGCCGCTGTTCCGGCGCGCCTTCCATGCCTGGATGCTGCTGCCCGAAAAGGTCTACGCCGTGCCGTCCGCCCGGCTGGCGCGGCGCGGCCCGGACCTACCGGACCGAGGTGTTGTTCTGCACGAAGGTGAGAAAGGGCAACCGCCCGACATACCAGGCGCATAG
- a CDS encoding GAF domain-containing protein, whose protein sequence is MAPEGPARQVLEHTDRDIAPAEVATAYRGGRRSIAYVELVLLVALLVGLDFLFLPVDGFAEVNPNPYWIPIILLAVQYGVFEGLIAAVVCTAVSLLSGVDPEFYRIALEQGPAAAMEQSVGGGFATFSDEDYFVAWTYAAQPILWVLAALFIGLLRERLRQRNQELAHDLAQTSHREEVLSSAYNQLLDTKEQLEIRVAGQLRTVFTLYQAAKAIEKLGPGEVLIGIADLVRAVMQPTKFSLYLLNGNVLEAVINDGWEDDDAYARVFDSGSPVFQQVVGRRRCLSAVNTDEEKLLAGEGIMAGPLTSVDTGEVVGMLKIEKLGFLDLHISSLENFRILSDWVGTAFANARRFRKAQSNMLFNEERNMFTDVVFKSHSKLMRQFGERFGIDMTAVTLKAEGLDVLHPERRAGLVKAVHDVVEHHMSPVVQAYEYRQNGREFALILPGVDPETMGDEASAGIVRAVQHYLRVAGLDDVRVAAKVMPLYRVPREAADENRRAEGA, encoded by the coding sequence ATGGCGCCGGAGGGTCCCGCCCGGCAGGTGCTGGAGCACACCGACCGCGACATTGCGCCGGCGGAAGTGGCCACCGCCTATCGCGGCGGCCGGCGCAGCATCGCCTATGTGGAGCTCGTGCTGCTGGTGGCGCTGCTCGTGGGGCTGGATTTCCTGTTCCTGCCGGTGGACGGCTTCGCCGAGGTCAATCCCAACCCCTACTGGATACCGATCATCCTGCTGGCCGTGCAGTACGGCGTGTTCGAGGGGCTGATCGCGGCCGTGGTGTGCACGGCGGTCTCCCTGCTCAGCGGCGTCGATCCGGAGTTCTACCGGATTGCTCTGGAACAGGGGCCGGCGGCCGCCATGGAACAGTCCGTCGGCGGCGGCTTCGCGACCTTCAGCGACGAGGACTATTTCGTCGCGTGGACCTACGCCGCCCAGCCGATCCTTTGGGTGCTTGCGGCCCTGTTCATCGGCCTGCTCCGGGAGCGGCTGCGCCAGCGCAATCAGGAACTGGCTCACGACCTGGCTCAGACCAGCCATCGCGAGGAGGTTCTCTCGTCCGCCTACAACCAGCTGCTCGATACCAAGGAGCAGCTCGAGATTCGCGTGGCCGGCCAGCTCCGCACGGTGTTCACCCTCTACCAGGCCGCCAAGGCGATCGAGAAGCTGGGCCCCGGCGAGGTGCTGATCGGCATTGCCGACCTGGTGCGCGCGGTCATGCAGCCGACCAAGTTCTCGCTCTACCTGCTCAACGGCAATGTACTGGAAGCCGTGATCAACGACGGCTGGGAGGATGACGACGCCTATGCCCGCGTCTTCGATTCCGGCTCGCCGGTGTTCCAGCAGGTCGTGGGGCGGCGGCGCTGCCTCAGCGCGGTCAATACCGATGAGGAGAAGCTGCTGGCGGGCGAGGGGATCATGGCCGGGCCGCTGACATCGGTCGATACCGGCGAGGTGGTCGGGATGCTGAAGATCGAGAAGCTGGGCTTTCTGGACCTGCACATCTCGTCGCTGGAGAATTTCCGCATCCTCAGCGACTGGGTGGGCACGGCCTTCGCCAACGCCCGGCGATTCCGCAAGGCCCAGTCCAACATGTTGTTCAACGAGGAACGCAACATGTTCACCGATGTGGTCTTCAAGAGTCACAGCAAGCTGATGCGGCAGTTCGGCGAGCGCTTCGGCATCGACATGACCGCAGTGACGCTCAAGGCCGAGGGGCTGGACGTCCTGCATCCCGAACGCCGCGCCGGGCTGGTGAAGGCCGTCCACGACGTGGTCGAACATCACATGTCGCCTGTCGTCCAGGCCTACGAGTATCGCCAGAACGGCCGTGAATTCGCACTGATCCTGCCCGGCGTCGATCCCGAGACCATGGGCGATGAGGCGTCCGCCGGGATCGTTCGCGCCGTCCAGCACTATCTCCGGGTCGCGGGATTGGACGATGTGCGGGTGGCCGCAAAGGTCATGCCCCTGTACCGCGTGCCGCGCGAGGCTGCGGACGAGAACCGCCGGGCCGAGGGCGCATGA